One window from the genome of Enterobacter asburiae encodes:
- the qseE gene encoding two component system sensor histidine kinase QseE/GlrK, whose translation MKRWPVFPRSLRQLVMMAFLLILLPLLILAWQAWQSLNALSAQAALTNRTTLIDARRSEAMTNAALEMERSYRQYCVLDDRTLEKVYQSQRKRYSEMLDAHAGVLPDDRLYQALRQDLNDLAQLQCSNSGPDAAAAARLEAFASANTEMVQSTRTVIFSRGQQLQQEIAERGQFFGWQALVLFLVSLGLVLLFTRMIIGPVKGIQRMINRLGEGKSLGDTVAFKGPRELRSVGQRIIWLSERLAWLESQRHQFLRHISHELKTPLASMREGTELLADEVAGPLTPEQKEIVEILDNSSRNLQKLIEQLLDYNRKLADGAVVLENVEIEPLVDMVISAHSLPARAKMMHTGVELNAPACLAEPMLLMSVLDNLYSNAVHYGTESGNIYIRSNTNGSRVFIDVANTGTPIPDDEKIMIFEPFFQGSHQRKGAVKGSGLGLSIARDCIRRMQGELNIAADERSDVCFRIELPLSRKNQ comes from the coding sequence TTGAAACGCTGGCCCGTTTTCCCCCGCTCCCTGCGGCAGCTCGTCATGATGGCCTTCCTGCTGATCCTGCTGCCGCTGCTGATCCTTGCCTGGCAGGCGTGGCAAAGCCTGAACGCGCTGAGCGCGCAGGCGGCTTTGACCAACCGCACGACGCTCATCGACGCCAGACGCAGTGAAGCGATGACCAACGCCGCGCTGGAGATGGAGCGCAGCTATCGTCAGTATTGCGTGCTTGACGATCGGACGCTGGAAAAGGTTTATCAGAGTCAGCGTAAACGCTACAGCGAAATGCTGGACGCTCACGCGGGGGTTTTGCCTGACGACAGGCTCTATCAGGCGTTACGTCAGGATTTGAACGATCTTGCGCAGCTGCAGTGCAGCAACAGCGGCCCGGATGCCGCCGCCGCCGCGCGTCTAGAAGCTTTTGCCAGCGCCAACACCGAGATGGTGCAGTCAACGCGCACGGTGATTTTCTCTCGCGGCCAGCAGCTCCAGCAGGAGATTGCCGAGCGCGGCCAGTTCTTCGGCTGGCAGGCGCTGGTGCTGTTCCTGGTGAGTCTTGGGCTGGTACTGCTCTTTACCCGCATGATCATCGGCCCGGTGAAGGGCATTCAGCGTATGATCAACCGCCTGGGGGAGGGGAAATCGCTCGGGGATACGGTCGCTTTTAAAGGCCCGCGCGAGCTGCGATCCGTCGGCCAGCGCATTATCTGGCTGTCCGAGCGCCTGGCGTGGCTCGAATCTCAGCGTCATCAATTTCTGCGCCATATCTCTCATGAGCTTAAAACGCCGCTGGCCAGCATGCGTGAAGGAACGGAGCTGCTGGCGGACGAAGTGGCCGGGCCCCTTACGCCAGAACAGAAAGAAATTGTCGAGATCCTGGATAACAGCAGCCGCAATCTGCAAAAGCTGATTGAGCAACTGCTGGACTACAACCGCAAGCTGGCAGACGGGGCGGTCGTACTGGAAAACGTTGAGATTGAGCCGCTGGTGGATATGGTGATCTCCGCCCATAGCTTGCCAGCAAGAGCTAAAATGATGCATACCGGCGTCGAGCTGAATGCGCCTGCGTGCCTGGCTGAGCCCATGCTGCTGATGAGCGTTCTGGATAATCTTTACTCCAATGCGGTGCACTATGGTACTGAATCCGGTAACATTTATATCCGAAGTAATACGAATGGTTCACGGGTGTTTATTGACGTCGCAAACACCGGCACCCCGATCCCCGATGACGAAAAAATCATGATCTTCGAACCCTTTTTCCAGGGGAGTCATCAGCGGAAAGGCGCGGTTAAAGGAAGCGGGCTGGGCTTGAGCATCGCCCGGGACTGCATTCGACGCATGCAGGGTGAGCTAAACATTGCCGCGGACGAACGTTCAGATGTTTGCTTCCGTATCGAACTGCCCCTGAGCCGGAAAAATCAATAA
- the qseG gene encoding two-component system QseEF-associated lipoprotein QseG, which produces MNLCLVSMSHVFFRAVRAVFSCNTLRLSLPCLFLAGCVSHTPQSAISDKQEDKWPDNQLADFLSTRCEDIWNLSGHDVESNPLFWLRGIDCAQRLAPVDARSKAAMLDDDTWQDAFKRGILLADAKITPVERRVNVTRLDTFVVNLPVQVRPVYQLWRDGQTLQLQLSEERSRYSKLQQSTDSELDTLRQQQQHLRTQLDTTTRKLENLTDIERQLSSRKYQPGSSSAAPDSDTPKQEDVKHDEP; this is translated from the coding sequence ATGAATCTATGTCTGGTGAGTATGTCACACGTCTTTTTCCGCGCCGTACGCGCGGTGTTTTCCTGCAACACGCTTCGCCTGAGCCTGCCCTGTTTATTTCTGGCAGGGTGTGTTTCCCATACGCCACAAAGTGCCATTAGCGATAAACAAGAAGATAAATGGCCCGATAACCAGCTGGCAGATTTCCTCTCCACCCGCTGTGAAGACATCTGGAACCTGTCAGGACATGACGTTGAAAGCAACCCGCTGTTCTGGCTGCGTGGAATCGATTGCGCCCAGCGTCTTGCGCCGGTAGACGCCCGTTCGAAGGCGGCGATGCTGGATGACGACACCTGGCAGGACGCGTTCAAGCGTGGGATTTTACTCGCAGATGCGAAAATCACCCCCGTTGAACGCCGCGTCAATGTGACCCGCCTGGACACGTTTGTGGTCAATCTTCCGGTACAGGTACGCCCGGTATACCAGCTGTGGCGCGATGGGCAGACATTACAGCTTCAGCTGTCTGAAGAGCGCTCCCGCTACAGCAAGCTGCAACAGTCAACCGACAGCGAGCTTGATACGCTGCGTCAACAGCAGCAACATTTACGTACGCAGCTGGATACCACGACGCGCAAGCTGGAAAACCTGACCGATATCGAAAGGCAGCTCTCGTCGCGTAAATATCAGCCGGGGAGTTCATCCGCGGCACCGGATAGCGATACGCCGAAACAAGAGGATGTGAAGCATGACGAGCCGTAA
- the glrR gene encoding two-component system response regulator GlrR, with amino-acid sequence MTSRKPAHLLLVDDDPGLLKLLGMRLVSEGYSVVTAESGLEGLKILSREKIDLVISDLRMDEMDGLQLFAEIQKQQPGMPVIILTAHGSIPDAVAATQQGVFSFLTKPVDKDALYKAIDSALEHAAPAGDEAWRESIVTRSPIMLRLLEQARMVAQSDVSVLINGQSGTGKEILAQAIHNASPRSKNAFIAINCGALPEQLLESELFGHARGAFTGAVSSREGLFQAAEGGTLFLDEIGDMPAPLQVKLLRVLQERKVRPLGSNRDIDINVRIISATHRDLPKVMARNEFREDLYYRLNVVNLKIPALAERAEDIPLLANHLLRQAADRHKPFVRAFSTDAMKRLMAAGWPGNVRQLVNVIEQCVALTSSPVISDALVEQALEGENTALPTFAEARNQFELNYLRKLLQITKGNVTHAARMAGRNRTEFYKLLSRHELEANDFKE; translated from the coding sequence ATGACGAGCCGTAAACCTGCCCATCTGTTACTGGTGGATGACGATCCCGGGCTGTTAAAGCTGCTGGGGATGCGTCTGGTGAGTGAAGGCTACAGCGTCGTGACCGCTGAAAGCGGGCTGGAGGGGCTGAAGATCCTCAGTCGCGAGAAAATCGATCTGGTGATAAGCGACCTGAGGATGGACGAAATGGATGGCCTGCAGCTGTTTGCGGAGATCCAGAAACAGCAGCCGGGTATGCCCGTGATTATCCTGACGGCGCACGGGTCGATCCCGGATGCGGTTGCCGCGACGCAGCAGGGGGTATTCAGCTTCCTGACCAAGCCGGTGGACAAAGACGCGCTTTATAAGGCCATCGACAGCGCGCTGGAACATGCCGCCCCGGCGGGGGATGAAGCATGGCGAGAGTCCATCGTCACCCGCAGCCCCATTATGCTGCGTCTGCTTGAACAGGCCCGGATGGTGGCGCAGTCCGACGTCAGCGTGCTCATCAACGGCCAGAGCGGAACCGGGAAAGAGATCCTGGCACAGGCGATCCATAACGCCAGCCCGCGCAGTAAAAACGCCTTTATTGCCATTAACTGCGGTGCGCTTCCGGAACAACTGCTCGAATCTGAACTGTTTGGTCACGCCCGCGGCGCATTCACCGGCGCGGTGAGCAGCCGGGAAGGGCTGTTCCAGGCTGCGGAAGGCGGCACGCTGTTCCTGGACGAAATTGGCGATATGCCCGCGCCGCTGCAGGTCAAACTGCTGCGCGTGCTGCAGGAGCGAAAAGTTCGCCCGCTGGGCAGCAACCGCGACATTGATATTAATGTGCGAATTATTTCCGCCACCCACCGCGATCTGCCAAAAGTGATGGCCCGCAACGAGTTTCGCGAAGATCTCTACTACCGCCTGAACGTGGTGAACCTGAAGATCCCGGCGCTGGCGGAACGGGCGGAAGACATTCCGCTGCTGGCGAACCACCTTTTGCGCCAGGCGGCCGATCGGCATAAACCGTTCGTGCGCGCGTTTTCCACCGATGCGATGAAGCGGCTGATGGCCGCAGGCTGGCCGGGCAACGTGCGTCAGCTGGTGAACGTGATTGAGCAATGCGTGGCGCTGACCTCGTCACCGGTGATCAGCGATGCGCTGGTGGAGCAGGCGCTGGAAGGGGAAAACACGGCCCTGCCGACGTTTGCGGAAGCGCGGAATCAGTTTGAGCTCAACTATCTGCGCAAGCTATTGCAGATCACCAAAGGCAATGTGACCCACGCGGCGCGCATGGCCGGACGCAACCGAACCGAGTTCTACAAGCTGCTGTCGCGCCACGAGCTGGAAGCAAACGATTTTAAAGAGTAA
- the glnB gene encoding nitrogen regulatory protein P-II, with translation MKKIDAIIKPFKLDDVREALAEVGITGMTVTEVKGFGRQKGHTELYRGAEYMVDFLPKVKIEIVVSDDIVDTCVDTIIRTAQTGKIGDGKIFVFDVARVIRIRTGEEDDAAI, from the coding sequence ATGAAAAAGATTGATGCGATTATTAAACCTTTCAAACTGGATGATGTGCGTGAAGCGCTGGCGGAAGTCGGCATCACCGGGATGACCGTGACGGAAGTGAAAGGTTTTGGTCGTCAGAAGGGCCACACCGAGCTTTACCGTGGCGCAGAGTACATGGTCGACTTTCTGCCGAAAGTAAAAATTGAAATCGTGGTCAGCGACGATATCGTCGATACCTGCGTGGATACCATTATCCGCACCGCGCAGACGGGCAAAATCGGCGACGGTAAAATCTTCGTCTTTGACGTGGCGCGCGTGATCCGTATCCGTACCGGCGAAGAAGACGACGCCGCGATTTAA
- the hmpA gene encoding NO-inducible flavohemoprotein codes for MLDAQTIATVKATIPLLVETGPKLTAHFYDRMFTHNPELKEIFNMSNQRNGDQREALFNAIAAYASNIENLAALLPAVEKIAQKHTSFQIQPEQYNIVGSHLLATLDEMFSPGQEVLDAWGKAYGVLANVFINREAQIYSENASKNGGWEGTRAFRIVEKTPRSALITSFEFEPVDGQPVADYQPGQYLGVWLKPEGFPHQEIRQYSLTRKPNGKGYRIAVKREDGGQVSNWLHNEASVGDVVHLAAPAGDFFMAVEANTPVTLISAGVGQTPMLAMLDTLAKVNHGAQVNWFHAAENGDVHAFADEVKTLGASLPRFTAHTWYRLPTDKDRATARFDSEGLMNLSQMEGAFSAPDMQFYVCGPVAFMQYAAKQLVELGVNKDNIHYECFGPHKVL; via the coding sequence ATGCTCGACGCTCAAACCATCGCTACCGTTAAAGCCACCATTCCCCTGCTGGTGGAAACCGGCCCTAAACTCACCGCCCATTTCTACGATCGCATGTTCACGCACAACCCGGAGCTCAAAGAAATTTTCAACATGAGCAACCAGCGTAACGGCGATCAGCGCGAAGCGCTGTTCAACGCCATCGCGGCCTACGCCAGTAATATTGAAAACCTGGCCGCACTGCTACCTGCGGTAGAAAAGATTGCGCAGAAACATACCAGCTTCCAGATCCAACCCGAGCAGTACAACATTGTGGGTAGCCACCTGCTGGCCACGCTGGACGAAATGTTCAGCCCGGGCCAGGAGGTGCTGGACGCGTGGGGTAAAGCCTACGGCGTGCTGGCAAACGTGTTTATCAACCGTGAAGCACAGATCTACAGCGAAAACGCCAGCAAGAACGGCGGCTGGGAAGGCACGCGAGCCTTCCGCATCGTCGAGAAAACCCCGCGCAGCGCATTAATTACCAGCTTTGAATTTGAGCCGGTGGACGGACAGCCGGTTGCCGATTACCAGCCAGGCCAGTATCTGGGCGTGTGGCTGAAGCCTGAAGGCTTCCCGCATCAGGAGATCCGCCAGTATTCTCTTACCCGCAAGCCAAACGGCAAAGGCTACCGCATTGCCGTGAAGCGTGAGGACGGCGGCCAGGTCTCCAACTGGCTCCACAACGAAGCTAGCGTGGGCGACGTGGTTCATCTGGCCGCGCCGGCGGGCGATTTCTTTATGGCCGTTGAAGCGAATACCCCGGTTACGCTGATCTCTGCGGGCGTCGGCCAAACGCCAATGCTGGCGATGCTCGATACGCTGGCGAAAGTAAACCACGGTGCGCAGGTCAACTGGTTCCACGCTGCGGAAAACGGCGACGTGCACGCCTTTGCGGATGAAGTGAAAACGCTCGGGGCGTCCCTGCCGCGCTTCACCGCGCACACCTGGTATCGCCTGCCGACGGATAAAGACCGCGCTACCGCTCGGTTTGACAGCGAAGGTCTGATGAATTTAAGCCAGATGGAAGGGGCATTTAGCGCGCCGGATATGCAGTTCTACGTCTGCGGGCCGGTGGCGTTTATGCAGTATGCCGCGAAGCAGCTGGTGGAGCTGGGTGTGAACAAAGACAACATTCATTACGAATGTTTCGGGCCGCATAAGGTACTGTAA
- the glyA gene encoding serine hydroxymethyltransferase, giving the protein MLKREMNIADYDAELWQAMEQEKVRQEEHIELIASENYTSPRVMQAQGSQLTNKYAEGYPGKRYYGGCEYVDIVEQLAIDRAKELFGADYANVQPHSGSQANFAVYTALLQPGDTVLGMNLAQGGHLTHGSPVNFSGKLYNIIPYGIDESGKIDYEDMAKQAKEHKPKMIIGGFSAYSGIVDWAKMREIADSIGAYLFVDMAHVAGLIAAGVYPNPVPHAHVVTTTTHKTLAGPRGGLILAKGGDEDLYKKLNSAVFPSAQGGPLMHVIAAKAVALKEAMEPEFKVYQQQVAKNAKAMVEVFLNRGYKVVSGGTENHLFLLDLVDKNLTGKEADAALGRANITVNKNSVPNDPKSPFVTSGIRIGSPAVTRRGFKEAEVKELAGWMCDVLDNINDEAVIERVKGKVLDICARFPVYA; this is encoded by the coding sequence ATGTTAAAGCGTGAAATGAACATTGCCGATTATGATGCCGAACTGTGGCAGGCTATGGAGCAGGAAAAAGTACGTCAGGAAGAGCACATCGAACTGATCGCCTCCGAAAACTACACCAGCCCGCGCGTCATGCAGGCGCAGGGTTCTCAGCTGACTAACAAATATGCTGAAGGTTACCCGGGCAAACGCTACTACGGCGGTTGCGAGTACGTTGATATCGTTGAGCAGCTGGCTATCGACCGTGCGAAAGAACTCTTTGGCGCTGACTACGCGAACGTGCAGCCGCACTCTGGCTCTCAGGCTAACTTCGCGGTCTACACCGCGCTGCTGCAGCCGGGCGATACCGTTCTGGGTATGAACCTGGCGCAGGGCGGCCACCTGACTCACGGCTCCCCGGTTAACTTCTCCGGCAAACTGTACAACATCATCCCTTACGGTATTGATGAGTCCGGTAAAATTGACTACGAAGACATGGCGAAGCAGGCTAAAGAGCACAAACCGAAGATGATCATCGGTGGCTTCTCTGCTTACTCCGGTATCGTTGACTGGGCAAAAATGCGTGAAATCGCGGACAGCATCGGTGCTTACCTGTTCGTTGATATGGCGCACGTTGCGGGCCTGATTGCCGCTGGCGTTTACCCGAACCCGGTTCCACACGCTCACGTTGTGACCACCACCACCCACAAAACCCTGGCGGGTCCACGCGGTGGCCTGATCCTGGCGAAAGGCGGTGACGAAGATCTGTATAAGAAACTGAACTCCGCTGTGTTCCCAAGCGCGCAGGGCGGCCCGCTGATGCACGTTATCGCGGCTAAAGCGGTAGCGCTGAAAGAAGCGATGGAGCCAGAGTTCAAGGTTTATCAGCAGCAGGTTGCTAAGAACGCCAAAGCGATGGTGGAAGTGTTCCTGAACCGTGGCTACAAAGTGGTATCCGGCGGTACCGAAAACCACCTGTTCCTGCTTGATCTGGTTGATAAGAACCTGACCGGTAAAGAAGCTGACGCTGCCCTGGGCCGCGCCAACATCACCGTGAACAAAAACAGCGTGCCAAACGATCCGAAGAGCCCGTTCGTGACCTCCGGTATCCGTATCGGTTCTCCGGCCGTGACTCGCCGCGGCTTTAAAGAAGCGGAAGTGAAAGAGCTGGCTGGCTGGATGTGTGACGTTCTGGACAACATCAATGACGAAGCGGTAATCGAGCGCGTCAAAGGTAAAGTTCTGGATATCTGCGCACGCTTCCCGGTATACGCATAA
- a CDS encoding DoxX family protein, translated as MNSLRYFDFGQSRHLLLLIGRIALVVLFIIFGYPKLTGFSGTVQYMTSLGAPMPMLAAIIAVVMEVPAAILIVLGFFTRPLAVLFVFYTLGTAVIGHHYWDMTGDAVVPNMINFYKNISIAGAFILLAIVGPGAISLDRR; from the coding sequence ATGAACTCACTACGTTATTTCGATTTCGGTCAGTCACGTCACCTGCTGCTGCTGATTGGCCGCATCGCGCTTGTCGTGCTGTTTATTATCTTTGGTTATCCAAAACTAACGGGCTTTAGCGGCACCGTACAATATATGACCTCGCTGGGTGCACCGATGCCCATGCTGGCGGCCATTATTGCGGTGGTGATGGAAGTGCCTGCCGCTATCCTGATCGTGCTGGGCTTTTTCACCCGTCCGCTCGCGGTACTGTTTGTATTCTATACCCTCGGAACGGCGGTGATTGGACACCACTACTGGGATATGACCGGTGATGCGGTCGTGCCGAATATGATTAACTTCTACAAGAATATCAGCATTGCTGGCGCCTTTATTTTGCTGGCCATTGTCGGACCGGGAGCCATTTCCCTCGACCGGCGTTAA
- a CDS encoding 3-phenylpropionate MFS transporter, with protein MVLHSTRWLALSYFTYFFSYGIFLPFWSVWLKGIGLTPETIGVLLGAGLVARFLGSLLIAPRVSDPSLLIKAVRILALLTLVFVACFWVSHQFAWLMVVMVGFNLFFSPLVPLTDALANTWQKQITMDYGRVRLWGSIAFVIGSALVGKLVSLYDYRAILALLSIGIASMLLGMLLRPSIMPQGESRHQESAGWPAWRSLVAQSWRFLACVCLLQGAHAAYYGFSAIYWQGAGYSASAVGYLWSLGVVAEVIIFALSKKLFRRFGARDLLLLSAVCGVVRWGIMGWTTELPWLIVAQILHCGTFTVCHLAAMRYIAAREGGDVIRLQAVYSAVAMGGSIAVMTVFAGFLYQHLGHGVFWVMALVALPAIVVRPKVAARASL; from the coding sequence ATGGTCTTGCATTCCACGCGCTGGCTGGCGCTCAGTTATTTCACCTATTTCTTTAGCTACGGTATTTTTCTGCCCTTCTGGAGCGTCTGGCTCAAGGGTATCGGCCTGACTCCCGAGACCATCGGTGTCCTGTTGGGGGCCGGGCTGGTGGCGCGTTTCCTCGGCAGCCTGCTGATTGCCCCGCGCGTCAGCGATCCCTCCTTGCTGATCAAGGCTGTGCGCATTCTTGCTCTGCTGACGCTGGTCTTTGTTGCCTGCTTCTGGGTCAGCCACCAGTTTGCCTGGCTGATGGTGGTAATGGTCGGCTTTAACCTGTTCTTCTCCCCGCTGGTACCGCTGACGGATGCCCTGGCGAACACCTGGCAAAAGCAGATCACCATGGACTACGGCCGCGTGCGCCTGTGGGGCTCTATTGCCTTTGTGATTGGCTCTGCGCTGGTGGGTAAACTGGTCAGCCTTTACGATTACCGCGCCATTCTCGCCCTGCTGAGTATCGGTATTGCCTCAATGCTGCTGGGCATGCTGCTGCGGCCGTCGATAATGCCGCAAGGGGAAAGCCGCCATCAGGAGAGCGCAGGCTGGCCCGCCTGGCGGAGCCTGGTAGCACAAAGCTGGCGTTTTCTGGCGTGTGTCTGTCTGCTTCAGGGGGCGCATGCGGCGTACTATGGCTTCAGCGCCATCTACTGGCAGGGGGCGGGATATTCTGCTTCCGCCGTGGGCTATCTGTGGTCGCTGGGCGTGGTGGCCGAAGTCATTATCTTCGCCCTGAGCAAGAAGCTGTTCCGTCGCTTTGGCGCGCGAGACCTGCTGCTGCTTTCCGCTGTGTGCGGCGTGGTGCGCTGGGGCATTATGGGCTGGACGACCGAACTGCCGTGGCTGATTGTGGCGCAGATCCTTCACTGCGGTACGTTCACCGTGTGTCATCTGGCGGCGATGCGCTATATCGCTGCGCGCGAGGGCGGGGACGTGATCCGTCTGCAGGCGGTCTACTCTGCGGTGGCGATGGGCGGCAGCATTGCGGTGATGACGGTCTTTGCGGGCTTCCTGTATCAGCATCTGGGGCATGGCGTATTCTGGGTGATGGCGCTGGTCGCCTTACCCGCAATCGTTGTTCGCCCTAAAGTGGCCGCTCGCGCGTCGCTATGA
- the csiE gene encoding stationary phase inducible protein CsiE, translated as MMTTLEIPSVLSSSQRRCQVLLMLYLPDAAVTAQSIIAANGVDDAMARQDIAETRDEIQRYHRLDIVTHHDGSYRIEGTALNQRLCLLHWLRRALRLCPQFVSHQFTPALKTALKQHGIARPLYDDANLRALIGFCSRKLQRQFECRDVQFLQLYLQYCLIQHQLGNTPQFSHVQRSWTQSRGEYFTAQEIVRHWRRRVPQGAHGDEQLFLALLFMMLRTPDPVLDKHQQDQRLRRAIVRMVARFRSQTGMNFSDEQGLTDQLYIHLAQALDRSLFEIGIDTSLPEEIHRLYPRLLRTTKEALFELEAEFGLRFSDEEMSLVAVIFGAWLMQETDLHEKQVILLTGDDKASEDLIEQQLRELTLLPLNIRYLTLQAFQKEGAPREAALVITPYPTVLPLFSPPLIHAVETLNAQQQEHIRAMLES; from the coding sequence ATGATGACGACGCTTGAAATTCCATCTGTGCTTTCCAGTTCGCAGCGCCGCTGCCAGGTGCTCTTGATGCTTTACCTGCCCGATGCTGCCGTCACCGCACAGAGCATCATTGCTGCCAACGGGGTGGACGACGCGATGGCACGGCAAGATATAGCCGAGACGCGCGATGAAATCCAGCGCTATCACCGGCTGGACATCGTCACGCACCACGACGGCAGCTACCGGATTGAAGGCACAGCCCTGAATCAGCGTTTATGCCTGCTGCACTGGCTGCGCCGGGCGCTGCGGCTTTGCCCGCAGTTTGTCTCGCACCAGTTTACCCCCGCATTAAAAACCGCGCTTAAACAACACGGCATTGCGCGGCCGCTTTACGACGATGCGAACCTGCGGGCGCTGATCGGCTTCTGCTCACGCAAGCTGCAGCGCCAGTTTGAATGCCGCGACGTCCAGTTTTTACAGCTCTATTTACAATACTGTCTTATTCAGCACCAGCTTGGGAATACGCCACAGTTTTCTCACGTTCAGCGCAGCTGGACCCAATCGAGAGGGGAGTATTTTACGGCCCAGGAGATTGTGCGTCACTGGAGACGGCGCGTGCCGCAGGGTGCGCACGGGGATGAACAGCTGTTTCTGGCGCTGCTGTTTATGATGCTCCGCACGCCCGATCCGGTGCTCGATAAACACCAGCAGGATCAGCGCTTGCGCCGCGCCATCGTGCGCATGGTCGCCCGTTTTCGCTCGCAGACCGGGATGAACTTCAGCGACGAGCAAGGGCTGACCGATCAGCTGTATATCCATCTTGCTCAGGCGCTGGATCGCTCGCTGTTTGAGATCGGCATCGACACTAGCCTGCCGGAGGAGATCCATCGTCTCTATCCCCGGCTGTTACGCACCACGAAGGAAGCGCTGTTTGAGCTGGAGGCGGAATTTGGGCTGCGTTTTTCTGATGAAGAGATGAGCCTTGTCGCGGTGATTTTCGGTGCCTGGCTGATGCAGGAGACCGATCTGCACGAAAAACAGGTGATCCTGCTGACGGGAGACGATAAGGCCAGCGAGGACCTGATTGAACAGCAGCTTCGCGAGCTAACGCTGCTGCCGCTCAATATTCGCTATCTGACGCTGCAGGCTTTCCAGAAAGAGGGGGCACCGCGCGAGGCCGCGCTGGTTATCACCCCCTACCCTACCGTCCTGCCGCTGTTCTCGCCGCCGCTGATCCATGCCGTTGAGACATTGAACGCGCAACAGCAAGAACATATTCGCGCCATGCTGGAATCATAG
- a CDS encoding DUF1007 family protein, whose product MQTVKQSAMALFLAAISFTASAHPHSFIDLQTELLTDGTQLSGLKMRWTMDEITSADLLYDAGSAKPGDEIWKKLAAEVMANVLGQHYFTEFWHNGQKVKFLNRPTEYGMTRDGHQAVLTFVLPLAHPQPLAGQTYRFSTFDPTYYVDMRYDKDSDVRLPDALQKNCKIGVHTPKPSEETLNFAVSLDKEDAPPEDMELGKQFAQEVTLQCQ is encoded by the coding sequence ATGCAAACAGTTAAACAAAGTGCGATGGCGTTATTTTTGGCGGCTATCAGCTTCACCGCCAGCGCACATCCTCACAGTTTTATTGACCTCCAGACGGAGCTGCTCACCGACGGCACGCAGCTGAGCGGCCTGAAGATGCGCTGGACGATGGATGAAATCACCTCGGCCGATTTGCTCTACGATGCGGGAAGCGCGAAGCCCGGCGACGAAATCTGGAAAAAGCTGGCGGCGGAAGTGATGGCCAACGTGCTCGGCCAGCACTACTTCACGGAATTCTGGCACAACGGGCAGAAGGTCAAATTTCTTAACCGGCCAACGGAATACGGTATGACGCGTGACGGGCATCAGGCGGTGCTGACGTTCGTGCTTCCTCTGGCGCATCCGCAGCCGCTGGCGGGGCAAACGTACCGCTTTTCCACCTTTGACCCAACCTACTATGTCGACATGCGCTATGACAAAGACAGCGACGTACGGCTGCCGGATGCTTTGCAAAAAAACTGCAAAATTGGCGTGCACACCCCGAAACCCAGCGAGGAGACGCTGAACTTTGCAGTCTCGCTTGATAAAGAAGATGCACCGCCTGAGGACATGGAGTTGGGTAAACAGTTCGCGCAGGAGGTGACGTTACAATGTCAGTGA